In the Acropora muricata isolate sample 2 chromosome 1, ASM3666990v1, whole genome shotgun sequence genome, one interval contains:
- the LOC136916204 gene encoding uncharacterized protein isoform X1: MACFRKTNLFLASFGILLWTGEASGFCASVFETQQDHALLGHVMQTVNVTDEFECHRKCIQNNTCKSFNVHPPRSNPIKKTCEMNNQTRQMKPKHYKKKIGSSYHGPVEVSCVNIMETNNQQTKRRCQPGYSGKQCTAVKKGSSPDFPAVSCKDIWKYTNAQKNGDYWIDPKGTGRPFKAYCDMTTDGGGWLLVLNVITGSSHYNQLSVVTSYRGISDYHSNKMVISTSAMKELYGDLNFQQIRFHCRKHSVGRTFHVVTAANSSGNAVVQYFSGLTDDFPDSCGSYVTMKDDDSELSKRCSEWNRDPSGKWSYSVPNWNKAVERLYNHAAWILYKHHWLLGIRNPFECDDFRGAPSSGDFWKVFVR; the protein is encoded by the exons ATGGCTTGCTTCCGCAAGACTAATCTTTTTTTGGCTTCGTTTGGAATTTTGCTATGGACAGGAGAAGCATCAGGTTTTTGTGCAAGTGTTTTTGAAACTCAACAAG ATCACGCCCTTCTAGGCCACGTCATGCAAACTGTCAACGTTACAGATGAGTTTGAATGTCACCGCAAATGCATCCAAAACAACACCTGCAAATCGTTTAATGTCCATCCGCCAAGAAGCAATCCAATCAAGAAAACATGCGAGATGAATAACCAAACGCGTCAAAtgaaaccaaaacattacaagaaGAAGATTGGATCAAGCTACCATGGTCCCGTTGAG GTTTCCTGTGTCAATATTATGGAAACTAACAATCAGCAAACAAAAAGGCGTTGTCAACCGGGATACTCGGGAAAGCAATGCACTG CAGTTAAAAAAGGCTCATCTCCTGACTTCCCTGCAGTCTCCTGCAAGGACATCTGGAAATACACCAACGCACAAAAGAATGGGGACTACTGGATCGATCCGAAGGGCACAGGACGCCCATTCAAAGCATACTGTGACATGACAACTGATGGAG GAGGTTGGCTTCTGGTCTTGAACGTTATAACAGGTTCATCGCATTATAACCAGTTATCCGTTGTGACGTCCTACCGTGGAATAAGTGATTATCATAGCAACAAGATGGTAATCAGCACAAGCGCCATGAAGGAATTGTATGGAgacttgaattttcaacaaatacGATTTCACTGCAGGAAACACAGTGTTGGGCGCACGTTCCACGTGGTCACGGCTGCTAACAGCTCTGGGAATGCTGTGGTCCAGTACTTCAGTGGTCTGACAGATGATTTTCCAGACTCTTGTGGCTCATATGTGACAATGAAAGATGATGACTCCGAGCTTTCAAAGCGATGCAGTGAATGGAATCGTGACCCATCTGGTAAATGGTCGTACAGTGTGCCAAATTGGAATAAAGCTGTGGAAAGACTATATAATCACGCTGCATGGATTCTTTACAAACATCATTGGCTCCTTGGGATCAGAAACCCTTTTGAGTGCGATGATTTTCGTGGAGCACCCTCCTCTGGTGATTTTTGGAAAGTATTCGTTCGTTAA
- the LOC136916204 gene encoding uncharacterized protein isoform X2 — protein sequence MACFRKTNLFLASFGILLWTGEASGFCASVFETQQDHALLGHVMQTVNVTDEFECHRKCIQNNTCKSFNVHPPRSNPIKKTCEMNNQTRQMKPKHYKKKIGSSYHGPVEVSCVNIMETNNQQTKRRCQPGYSGKQCTVKKGSSPDFPAVSCKDIWKYTNAQKNGDYWIDPKGTGRPFKAYCDMTTDGGGWLLVLNVITGSSHYNQLSVVTSYRGISDYHSNKMVISTSAMKELYGDLNFQQIRFHCRKHSVGRTFHVVTAANSSGNAVVQYFSGLTDDFPDSCGSYVTMKDDDSELSKRCSEWNRDPSGKWSYSVPNWNKAVERLYNHAAWILYKHHWLLGIRNPFECDDFRGAPSSGDFWKVFVR from the exons ATGGCTTGCTTCCGCAAGACTAATCTTTTTTTGGCTTCGTTTGGAATTTTGCTATGGACAGGAGAAGCATCAGGTTTTTGTGCAAGTGTTTTTGAAACTCAACAAG ATCACGCCCTTCTAGGCCACGTCATGCAAACTGTCAACGTTACAGATGAGTTTGAATGTCACCGCAAATGCATCCAAAACAACACCTGCAAATCGTTTAATGTCCATCCGCCAAGAAGCAATCCAATCAAGAAAACATGCGAGATGAATAACCAAACGCGTCAAAtgaaaccaaaacattacaagaaGAAGATTGGATCAAGCTACCATGGTCCCGTTGAG GTTTCCTGTGTCAATATTATGGAAACTAACAATCAGCAAACAAAAAGGCGTTGTCAACCGGGATACTCGGGAAAGCAATGCACTG TTAAAAAAGGCTCATCTCCTGACTTCCCTGCAGTCTCCTGCAAGGACATCTGGAAATACACCAACGCACAAAAGAATGGGGACTACTGGATCGATCCGAAGGGCACAGGACGCCCATTCAAAGCATACTGTGACATGACAACTGATGGAG GAGGTTGGCTTCTGGTCTTGAACGTTATAACAGGTTCATCGCATTATAACCAGTTATCCGTTGTGACGTCCTACCGTGGAATAAGTGATTATCATAGCAACAAGATGGTAATCAGCACAAGCGCCATGAAGGAATTGTATGGAgacttgaattttcaacaaatacGATTTCACTGCAGGAAACACAGTGTTGGGCGCACGTTCCACGTGGTCACGGCTGCTAACAGCTCTGGGAATGCTGTGGTCCAGTACTTCAGTGGTCTGACAGATGATTTTCCAGACTCTTGTGGCTCATATGTGACAATGAAAGATGATGACTCCGAGCTTTCAAAGCGATGCAGTGAATGGAATCGTGACCCATCTGGTAAATGGTCGTACAGTGTGCCAAATTGGAATAAAGCTGTGGAAAGACTATATAATCACGCTGCATGGATTCTTTACAAACATCATTGGCTCCTTGGGATCAGAAACCCTTTTGAGTGCGATGATTTTCGTGGAGCACCCTCCTCTGGTGATTTTTGGAAAGTATTCGTTCGTTAA